Genomic window (Arachis hypogaea cultivar Tifrunner chromosome 13, arahy.Tifrunner.gnm2.J5K5, whole genome shotgun sequence):
caacgCCATTCTCTCGTTAAGGAAAAAGTCTAAAGAGGCATCGGGAATATTTCTCGCCGACCTGGACGCCAAAGTCGATGACAAACCGAGACCTGAACCCGAAGGGGACCTGGAGAAGTTTAGGGTCGGGAACTCAGAGGAAAAATTCACATTCGTGAATAGGAACCTCCCCCATGAGTTAAAAGAACCTTTGATGGAAATGATCAGAGCTAATGGCAATTTGTTTGCCTGGACACCcgccgacatgccgggcataaaCTCCAGTCTCATGTCGCACCACCTAGCCGTCAGACCGGAAGCCAAACCAGTGGCccaaagaaggagaaaaatgtcTCAGGAAAGAGCAGAGGAAGTGGCCAGACAGACGGCCGGCCTCCTCGAAGCGGGGTTCATCCGGGAGCTGGACTATTCGACTAGGCTatcaaacgtggtcctggtaaaaaagcacaATGGAAAATCGAGAATGTGTGTGAACTACTCCGGTCTCAATAAAGCATGCCCTAAGGACTGCTACCCCCTCCCCAACATCGACGCACTCGTCGACGCGGCTGcgggatatgatgatttttgaaaaaagagatatgatgatttttgaaaaaggagatatgatgatttttgaaaaaagttttaaattttgaaataaaaatctgaatttttaaaggtatatttcgaaaaattgttttcaaaatagagagaaaggatatttttttatttttaagaggaaagagaaaaacaataagatggcacaagatttaaaaatttttttagatctaatgctccttattttcgaaaattttggagggaaaaacaccaaggaacaccaaacttaaaaattttaagatcaagtcacaagggaaactcaagaacactaaacttaaaatttttagaaaaccaaaataaattttcgaaaaacacagaaaaatcaacaagaaaacaccaaacttaaagtttggcataaaatttaatagagaaaatattatctatgaaaaaggtttttaaaaagagtgtaccaaactgccacgggcttagactaacgctctacccaattgggcagtaaatgtaacacttgttttaaagaaggatatttttaaccaagaacaataataagagactctaaaccgaaaagaaaaattttcctaatctaagcaacaaaataatccgtcagttgttcaaacacgaacaatccctggcaacggcgccaaaaacttggtgcacgaattgtgaatcacacttttcacaacgcgtaccactaaccagcaagtgcactgggtcgtccaagtaatacctcacgtgagtaagggtcgaatcccacggagattgttggtttgaagcaatctatggttatcttgtaaattttagtcaggaagtcaattatgttgatcagttgaattgcaaataaacaatagagcatggattaaaggttacttgttatgcagtaatggagaatatgttggagttttggagatgctttgtcttctgaatctctactttcctctgtcttcttgttcacgcacgcacgtcctcctatggcaagctgtgtgttggtggatcatcgttgtcaatggctaccttccatccttccagtgaaaactacgctcacgcgctctgtcacagcacggctaatcaccggttggttctcgatccggttggaataggatttactatccttttgcgtctgtcactaacgcccagccttcaggagtttgaagctcgtcacagtcattcaatccttgaatcctactcagaataccacagacaaggtttagactttccggattctcatgaatgccgccatcagttctagcttataccacggagattctgattaaggaatctaagagatactcattcaatcggatatagaacggaggtggttgtcaggcacacgttcgtggtttgagaaaggtgatgaatgtcacagatcatcaccttcatcacagttaagcgcgaatgaacatcttagataggaacaagcgtgtttgaatggaaaacagaaatacttgcattaattcatcgagacacagtagagctcctcacccccaacaatgggatttagagactcatgccgtcagagaatacaaagtttagatctaaaaatgtcatgagatccaaaataagtctctaaaagttgtttttatactaaactagtagcctagggttacaaaatatgagtagactatgatggatgatgcagagatccacttatggggcccacttggtgtgtgctgggctgagacttaagcaattcacgtgcagaggccatttgtggagttgaacgccagtttttatgccagtttgggcgttcaactccagcttttgatccttttctggcgctggacgccagaattgggcagagaactggcgttgaacgccagtttacgtcgtctatccttatgcaaagtatggactattatatattgctggaaagccctggatgtctactttccaacgcaattggaagcatgccatttcgagttctgtagctccagaaaatccactttgagtgcagggaggtcagaatccaacagcattagcagtccttttttagcctgaatcagatttttgctcagctccttcaatttcagccagaaaaatacttgaaattacagaaaaacacacaactcatagtaaagtccagaaatatgaatttttcctaaaaactaataaaaatagactaaaaactaactaaaacatactcaaaactatatgaaattatccccaaaaagcgtataaaatatccgctcatcacaacaccaaacttaaactgttgcttgtcctcaaacaactagacaaataaaatagaagactaataggttgagaagcaataatatctcagagtttttgattgaagctcagattctaattagatgagcgggactagtagctttttgcttctgaacagttttggcatctcactttatccattgaagctcagagtgattggcatctataggaacttagaattcagatagtgttattgattctcttagttcaatgtgatgattcttgaacacagcttctttatgagtcttggctgtggccctaagcactttgttttccagtattaccaccggatacataaatgccacagacacataactgggtgaaccttttcagattgtgactcagctttgctagagtccccaattagaggtgtccagagttcttaagcacactcttctttttgctttggaccttgactttaaccgctcagtctcaagttttcacttgacaccttcacgccacaagcacatggttagggacagcttggtttagccgcttagaccagggttttagtcctttaggccctcctatccactgatgctcaaagccttgggatcctttttatttgcccttgccttttggttttaagggttattggctttttgctcttgcctcttggttttaagagcttttggctttttctgcttgctttttctttttctttctaaatttttttttctgcaagctttgttctttgctgctttttcttgcttcaagaatcatttttatgatttttcagattatcaataacatgtctcatgttcaccattctttcaagagccaacatatttaacagtcttaaacaacaaattcaaaagacatatgcactgttcaagcattcattcagaagacagaaagcattgccaccacatttaactaattagaatttctcttattaaaactcgaaattttattgcctcttattcaaaagatctactactttattcatgtttgctgatgatgagaaaaataaactatagcttaattggagataaaatcaaaatagatactaattactattatatgactcctaaggtaaacttttataaggacactgtcacagagttaaggcagaaattggaaattaacaacctttattctgggggcacgggggttcctctgatccttggggtgcttggtcctacaagagaagacttttggcgcttcagttcccttaagtcacgcccctgctcctcttgttctttaaacatataggtcagcatttgagtgtgttccttctgttcttttattatttgctccatagcttcccgtatcttggtaacggacgtctcaagatactcccagtattcagcttgagggatctctgggaggaattcctgtgctctcttcttg
Coding sequences:
- the LOC140177735 gene encoding uncharacterized protein produces the protein MVITARVGTGLIKQILVDTGADSNIMFRNVFDALGLMDADLQMHQHGVVGLGNHFIKPDGIITLPISLGQGQGRRTVMAEFVILLDSTAYNIILGRKTINDLGGVISTRMLVMKFITEEGSVGSVRGDLETAVACDNAILSLRKKSKEASGIFLADLDAKVDDKPRPEPEGDLEKFRVGNSEEKFTFVNRNLPHELKEPLMEMIRANGNLFAWTPADMPGINSSLMSHHLAVRPEAKPVAQRRRKMSQERAEEVARQTAGLLEAGFIRELDYSTRLSNVVLVKKHNGKSRMCVNYSGLNKACPKDCYPLPNIDALVDAAAGYDDF